In Deinococcus sp. JMULE3, the genomic window AGAAGGACTGAGGGCGCTGTGCGGATCGAGTGGCGTCCGCGTCGAACCGCGCAGCACGGCAGAGGGGATGGCGGGAGCGCTCCAGCGCGCCAGGGTGCCTCTCCCTGTGGAGTTGGACGCTGCGGCGGGCGTCCCGAAGCGGCTGTACTCCGCTCGCAACGGAGCCATCCATGCCGGTACCTCTGTTGCGATGGAGGACTTACCCGTCATTCAGGAGGCCGCGACGCAGTTGGTCCGGGCGTACCCTACCCAGGACGAGGAACTCGCCGCATTCCTCCGGCGGCCCCACCACAACGCGTTTGCTCCGCAGCGGTATGGGGAGCTGGCGCAGGTGATCTTCAGCTGGCTGAGCAGTTGAAGCTCCTGTGAAGGTGAGGGGCAGCCGCCCGGACGCATGCGCTGCGCCGGGCGGCCTTCACGCCGCGCCCTCTTCCGCGCCCGTCAGGTCGAGCAGCTCGGGGAACCCCCGGAAGTGCTCGCTGAGATTCAGGACTGTCAGCGATCCCTGCGCGCGGGTGATCGCCGTGTACGCCAGCATCGCCTGCGGCTGCGACAGACGCCCCGCCGTGTCGAGTACCGCCACCACGTGCCGCGCCTCCCATCCCTTGAAGGAATGCACCGTGCACGCCTTCAGCCGGGCGTCCCCCATCCAGAAGGCGTACTTCTGCCGCTTGTCGTCCTGATTCTCCGTGAACACGTGATTGACGTTCAGGCCCTGCGCCTCCAGCGCTGCGACGAGTTCCAGACCGAACGCGTGATCGGGCACGAGCAGCGCGATATCGGTCGCCTGCGCCCCCCCGTGCCGCAACGATCGGGCGACTTCCACCATGTCCTCCAGCGCCGCTGCACGGGAGTCCACGTTCCGCCAGTGCAGCTGCGGCGCACCCAGCGGCAGCATCGGCTGATCCGACTCGGCCAGCAGACCCACCCCTGGCAGGTACGCCCGCACGAACGCATTCGCCCAGCGCACCACGTCGTCATGCAGGCGCACGCTGCCCCGCAGCTCCCGGCACCGCCCGAACCGCGCGCCCGACAGCCACCCACCCGCACGCCCATACACGTTCTGCAGGTCGTCGCACGCCGCCACGAACTGCCCACCCTCCCGAACCAGGTCCATCAGCGCCTCGCCCCAGTCGTCCTCCAGGTCCTGCGCCTCATCCACCAGCACCGCGTCGAACTTCACGCCCAGCCGCGCGGCCGCCCGGCGCAGCAGCACAGCCGGATCCCCCCCGCAGTCCGCCCACGACAACCCCGCCTCATTCCCGAGCGTGGCCGCCACGCCATGCAGGTGCCCGAACGTCACATTCCCCAGCGCCCCGCCCCCACCCGCGCGCCGCACCCCATCCCGCAGCAGGTGCCACAACGTGATGTTGAAACTCACGACCAGCACCTTTCCCCCCGCCAGCGCCACACGGGCCGCGCGGGCCGCCAGCACCAGCGACTTCCCACTGCCCGCCACACCCCGCACCCGCACGAACCCCGCCCCCGGCGCCGCCAGCCGCTCCTGCGCCCGGGACAACCTCAGCGGCGCCTGCTGCTCCAGCGCATGCCGCGGCGGACAGAGCCACGCCCGCAACAGCGGCGCGAACTTCGTCGGCACCTCCGCCCCGCGCCCCACCCAGCGCTCCGCCGCACCCTGCACCAGACTGTCCCGCCCCAGCTGCCACACCGCCCCATGCACCCGACCCGCCGTGAACCGCCGCACCTGCGCCGCCGACGCCCCATGAAAGTACACGCCGACCCGCACCACCCCCAGCGCCCGCCAGCCCCGCTCCCGCACCAGCGCCCCCACCTCCGGCACCAGAAACCGCAGCACGTTCTCCCGGTAGAACTCCACCTTCCCGAACGGACTGCCCACCACACCCTCACCATGCGACCCCCGCACCCGCCACGACCGCTCCCCCGCCCCCCACGAGTAGCAGTCCAGCGACCAGTCCTTCACCTCCACGATCAACGCCCCACGCGTCGGGTGCAGCGCCACCACATCCGGCCGCGTCCCATTCAGGTACGGCTGCGCGAACACCTCCCACTCCGGCCCCAGATCCCGCTCCAGGAACGCCAGCAGATGCGCCTCGCCCGGTGTCAGCGGGGTCGGCAGGGCATTCAGAACCGGCCAGGGGGGAATCAGGGTCGCCATGCCCCCCTATGGCCGCGCGGAACACAGACCGGAAGGTGACGGAACGAAAATGAAGGTTATGCACATGAGAGAGGAAATTCGCTGCCGAGACAACGAAATCGCTATGCACGGCCAAAAAATTTTCATCTACGTCCCACAGTCGACCAGGATGGCGAAAAGAGGCCGTTTTCGCTCTCATCTTCAAAAAATGAATGCATACTCATGACACACTTACAGTTCACATGCTAAAAAGACCGTGCTGCACGGGCTCGCCAGAAGGTAGAGTCTCAGAAGCACTTCCCTGATAAGGGATTGAAACCGCCGTACGTGTCTCCCAGACTTCCGAATCGGGAATTTGTCTCAGAAGCACTTCCCTGATAAGGGATTGAAACATGTTCAGGGCCCGGCGAATGCGCTCCAGCAGGTCGTCTCAGAAGCACTTCCCTGATAAGGGATTGAAACTTGTAGACCGCGCTGACCATGATGCCACCCTGTTTCCGGGCAGTCTCAGAAGCACTTCCCTGATAAGGGATTGAAACGGATGGCTACAGTGCGGACGGCCTCCCGCTGGAAGTCGCGTCTCAGAAGCACTTCCCTGATAAGGGATTGAAACGCGGCCATCGAGGCGCACTTCGCCATGAAGGAGGCCGAGTCTCAGAAGTACTTCCCTGATAAGGGATTGAAACTCGTTCCCCCTCGGGTCGTGTTTCAATTCCAGCCGTCTCGGAAGCACTTCCCTGATAAGGGATTGAAACTCGCGGTTGCCGCCGAGGGACTGTGCCGAAGTGAACTTGTCTCAGAAGCACTTCCCTGATAAGGGATTGAAACGTTAGATTCCAACTTAAGCGCGATATATGCCACGCGTGTCTCAGAAGCACTTCCCTGATAAGGGATTGAAACAACTTCGATCTGGATGCCAACCACAAAGGTCTTTTGTCTCAGAAGCACCTCCCTGATAAGGGATTGAAACCACAGGTAGGCGAACATGCTGTCAAATTGACGGTTAGTCTCAGAAGCACTTCCCTGATAAGGGATTGGTGAAGTCGTTCACTTCCGCTTTCCGTCTCCTGCCGTCACACGGGGGCATGACATCCGTTCTGGTGCAGACTCCGGGCGCGGCGATCAGTGCGCGTGGCGGGCAACTGGTCGTAGAGACGAAGGCGGGTCAGCACTCGGTGCCTTTGGGGCACGTGACCGAGTTGATCGTGGTGGGGCACGCGCGGATCAGCACGGGGGTGATCGTGGATCTGGTGGGACGTGGGGTGCCGGTGCACGTGCAGTCTCGGGCGGGCGCGGTGCCGTTC contains:
- a CDS encoding nuclease-related domain-containing DEAD/DEAH box helicase; the protein is MATLIPPWPVLNALPTPLTPGEAHLLAFLERDLGPEWEVFAQPYLNGTRPDVVALHPTRGALIVEVKDWSLDCYSWGAGERSWRVRGSHGEGVVGSPFGKVEFYRENVLRFLVPEVGALVRERGWRALGVVRVGVYFHGASAAQVRRFTAGRVHGAVWQLGRDSLVQGAAERWVGRGAEVPTKFAPLLRAWLCPPRHALEQQAPLRLSRAQERLAAPGAGFVRVRGVAGSGKSLVLAARAARVALAGGKVLVVSFNITLWHLLRDGVRRAGGGGALGNVTFGHLHGVAATLGNEAGLSWADCGGDPAVLLRRAAARLGVKFDAVLVDEAQDLEDDWGEALMDLVREGGQFVAACDDLQNVYGRAGGWLSGARFGRCRELRGSVRLHDDVVRWANAFVRAYLPGVGLLAESDQPMLPLGAPQLHWRNVDSRAAALEDMVEVARSLRHGGAQATDIALLVPDHAFGLELVAALEAQGLNVNHVFTENQDDKRQKYAFWMGDARLKACTVHSFKGWEARHVVAVLDTAGRLSQPQAMLAYTAITRAQGSLTVLNLSEHFRGFPELLDLTGAEEGAA